In Bacillus kexueae, the following proteins share a genomic window:
- a CDS encoding 16S rRNA (uracil(1498)-N(3))-methyltransferase, whose amino-acid sequence MQRYFIESTKKGLNERFFITGDDVHHISRVMRMKANDVIICCFNDGFQAKCKIVQITNENVECEIIEWIEQSNELPVEVVIVSGLPKGDKLEWIIQKGTELGASTFIPFNAARSVVKLDQKKAAKKVERWGKIAKEAAEQSHRSKIPNVESPKSLQEIIQLAEEADVKVVAYEEVAKDGEVSQLHQSFNQLSSGGKVFALFGPEGGLTDKEIGQLIEAGFVICGLGPRILRAETAPLYFLSAISYHFELMR is encoded by the coding sequence ATGCAGCGATATTTTATTGAATCAACAAAGAAGGGTCTTAATGAACGTTTTTTCATCACGGGAGATGATGTCCATCACATCTCCCGTGTCATGCGTATGAAAGCAAATGATGTGATCATTTGCTGTTTTAACGATGGGTTTCAAGCCAAATGTAAAATTGTGCAGATCACAAATGAAAATGTAGAATGTGAAATAATTGAGTGGATTGAACAATCCAATGAACTACCTGTAGAGGTGGTCATTGTGAGCGGGTTGCCGAAAGGGGATAAGCTAGAATGGATTATTCAAAAGGGAACCGAGCTTGGGGCTTCCACGTTTATCCCTTTTAATGCGGCTCGTTCAGTTGTAAAACTAGATCAAAAGAAAGCCGCAAAGAAAGTTGAACGTTGGGGAAAGATTGCGAAAGAAGCTGCTGAACAATCACATCGCAGCAAAATTCCGAACGTTGAATCCCCTAAATCCTTACAAGAGATCATTCAACTTGCAGAGGAAGCGGACGTGAAAGTCGTTGCCTACGAAGAAGTGGCAAAGGATGGGGAAGTAAGTCAACTGCATCAATCATTCAATCAACTATCTTCTGGAGGAAAAGTCTTTGCCTTATTTGGACCAGAAGGTGGCCTTACAGATAAAGAAATCGGACAGCTAATCGAAGCTGGTTTTGTAATATGTGGTTTAGGACCGAGAATCTTACGTGCGGAAACGGCCCCTTTATATTTTCTTTCCGCTATATCTTACCATTTTGAACTAATGAGGTGA
- the mtaB gene encoding tRNA (N(6)-L-threonylcarbamoyladenosine(37)-C(2))-methylthiotransferase MtaB, translating to MPTVAFHTLGCKVNHYETEAIWQLFKENGYERTEFDSTADVYVINTCTVTNTGDKKSRQVIRRAIRKNPDGVICVTGCYAQTSPAEIMAIPGVDIVVGTQDRHKMLDYIEQYKRERQPINGVSNIMKAKVFEELDVPTFTDRTRASLKIQEGCNNFCTFCIIPWARGLMRSRNPEEVIKQAQSLVDAGYKEIVLTGIHTGGYGEDMKDYNFAMLLSDLDEKVKGLKRIRISSIEASQITDEVIEVLDRSDKIVRHLHIPLQSGSNSVLKRMRRKYTMEFFGERLNRLREALPGLAITSDVIVGFPGETEEEFMETYNFIKEHGFSELHVFPYSKRTGTPAARMENQVDEEVKNERVHRLIALSDQLAKEYASQYEGEVLEVIPEEKFKENPDSGLYEGYTDNYLKVVFPATEEMVGKIVKVKITKAGYPYNEGQFVRVMEDESSEQTVKLTS from the coding sequence ATGCCAACTGTTGCTTTTCATACATTAGGATGTAAAGTAAACCATTACGAAACGGAAGCCATTTGGCAATTATTTAAAGAAAACGGTTATGAGCGGACTGAATTCGATAGTACGGCTGATGTATATGTTATCAACACGTGTACAGTTACGAACACTGGAGATAAAAAAAGTCGTCAAGTGATTCGTCGTGCCATTCGAAAAAATCCGGATGGAGTGATTTGTGTAACGGGATGTTATGCACAAACGTCTCCAGCTGAAATCATGGCGATTCCAGGTGTTGATATTGTAGTCGGAACTCAAGATCGTCACAAAATGCTTGATTATATTGAACAATATAAGCGCGAACGTCAACCTATTAACGGTGTTTCAAACATCATGAAAGCGAAAGTATTCGAAGAGTTAGATGTGCCTACTTTTACGGATCGAACGCGTGCATCGCTTAAAATTCAGGAAGGTTGTAATAACTTCTGCACGTTTTGTATTATCCCGTGGGCTCGAGGACTTATGCGTTCCCGTAATCCTGAGGAAGTCATTAAGCAAGCACAGAGTTTAGTGGATGCTGGTTATAAAGAGATTGTTTTAACCGGGATTCATACAGGGGGATATGGGGAAGACATGAAAGATTATAACTTCGCCATGTTACTTTCTGACTTGGATGAAAAAGTGAAAGGGTTAAAACGTATCCGTATCTCTTCTATTGAAGCTAGTCAAATTACGGATGAAGTCATTGAAGTACTGGATCGTTCAGATAAAATCGTTCGTCATTTACACATTCCTCTTCAATCTGGGTCGAACTCTGTTTTAAAACGTATGAGAAGAAAATATACGATGGAGTTTTTCGGTGAACGTTTAAATCGTCTTCGTGAAGCTTTGCCTGGATTAGCAATTACGTCGGATGTAATCGTTGGGTTCCCAGGCGAAACAGAAGAAGAGTTTATGGAAACGTATAATTTCATTAAAGAACATGGTTTTTCGGAGTTGCACGTATTCCCATATTCGAAACGTACAGGTACACCTGCAGCGAGAATGGAGAATCAAGTGGACGAAGAAGTGAAAAATGAACGTGTTCATCGTTTAATTGCATTAAGTGATCAATTAGCAAAAGAGTATGCTTCTCAATACGAAGGAGAAGTGCTTGAAGTTATTCCAGAAGAAAAATTTAAGGAAAATCCAGATAGTGGATTGTATGAAGGATATACGGATAACTACTTAAAAGTTGTCTTTCCAGCAACAGAAGAGATGGTCGGTAAAATCGTGAAGGTCAAAATCACTAAAGCTGGCTATCCATATAATGAGGGGCAATTTGTCCGTGTTATGGAAGATGAATCATCCGAACAAACGGTAAAACTTACCTCTTAA
- the deoC gene encoding deoxyribose-phosphate aldolase, giving the protein MANIANMIDHTALKPELTKQQILTLCEEAKEYSFASVCVNPTWVKTAAEALKGTEVKVCTVIGFPLGANTPETKAFETTNAIENGATEVDMVINIGALKDKDYELVERDIRAVVDAAKGKALTKVIIETCLLTEEEKVKACELSVKAGADYVKTSTGFSTGGATVEDIQLMRKTVGPEIGVKASGGVRDRKGAEAMVEAGATRIGASSGVAIVKGETSTSDY; this is encoded by the coding sequence ATGGCAAACATTGCAAACATGATTGATCATACAGCTCTAAAACCTGAACTAACAAAACAACAAATTTTAACTCTTTGTGAAGAAGCGAAAGAGTATTCCTTCGCATCTGTTTGTGTGAATCCAACTTGGGTTAAGACTGCCGCAGAAGCATTAAAAGGAACTGAAGTAAAAGTATGTACTGTAATTGGTTTTCCTCTTGGAGCAAACACACCAGAAACGAAAGCGTTTGAAACAACAAATGCGATTGAAAATGGTGCTACTGAAGTTGATATGGTAATCAACATCGGTGCATTAAAGGATAAAGACTATGAATTAGTGGAAAGAGATATCCGTGCTGTTGTTGATGCGGCAAAAGGGAAAGCGTTAACAAAGGTTATTATTGAAACATGTCTGTTAACAGAAGAAGAGAAAGTGAAAGCTTGTGAGCTTTCAGTTAAAGCTGGCGCAGACTATGTAAAAACATCTACAGGATTCTCAACAGGTGGAGCAACTGTAGAAGACATTCAATTAATGAGAAAGACAGTAGGACCTGAAATCGGTGTGAAAGCATCAGGTGGAGTACGTGATCGTAAAGGTGCCGAAGCGATGGTAGAAGCTGGTGCTACTCGTATCGGTGCAAGCTCTGGCGTAGCTATCGTTAAAGGTGAAACTTCAACGAGTGATTATTAA
- the rpsU gene encoding 30S ribosomal protein S21: MSKTVVRKNESLEDALRRFRRQVSKTGTLQEVRKREFYEKPSVKRKKKSEAARKRKY, translated from the coding sequence ATGTCTAAAACAGTAGTTCGTAAAAACGAATCGCTTGAAGATGCTCTTCGTCGCTTCAGACGCCAAGTATCTAAAACTGGTACTTTGCAAGAAGTAAGAAAACGCGAGTTCTATGAAAAGCCTAGCGTTAAACGTAAGAAGAAGTCTGAAGCTGCTAGAAAACGCAAATACTAA
- a CDS encoding GatB/YqeY domain-containing protein, whose translation MSLLERLNQDMKQAMKNKEKDRLTVIRMVKASLQNEGIKLGKSELTDEEELTVLSRELKQRKDSLQEFSNAGRSDLVEKIQSEIDILNHYMPEQLSEEELLQIVQETIAEVNASSKADMGKVMGAIMPKVKGKADGSLVNKIVLQQLS comes from the coding sequence ATGAGTCTTCTTGAGCGTTTAAACCAAGACATGAAACAAGCGATGAAAAATAAAGAAAAGGATCGACTTACTGTAATCCGTATGGTGAAAGCCTCATTACAAAATGAGGGTATTAAGCTTGGAAAAAGTGAGTTGACCGATGAAGAGGAACTAACCGTTCTTTCTCGTGAACTTAAGCAACGCAAAGACTCCCTCCAGGAATTTAGCAATGCAGGTCGCTCAGATTTAGTTGAAAAAATTCAATCTGAAATCGACATTTTAAATCATTACATGCCTGAACAGCTTTCGGAAGAAGAGCTTCTTCAAATTGTTCAAGAAACAATTGCTGAAGTGAATGCATCTTCGAAAGCAGATATGGGTAAAGTAATGGGTGCCATTATGCCTAAAGTTAAAGGTAAGGCAGATGGATCGCTTGTGAATAAAATTGTACTGCAACAATTATCATAA